The following are encoded in a window of Halosolutus halophilus genomic DNA:
- a CDS encoding TetR/AcrR family transcriptional regulator, whose translation MADETIDDLMNATYRALCKHGYAALTMQDIAAESSKSKGTLHYHFDGKGDLLESFLASLLDRFEERTERVPGETPADRLHALFDELLTPADEEAAEEFRTAVLEIKAQSPYNEAYREQLQEFDRALHDRIADLVDAGIEAGEFRATVDPDETAEFLVTVFHGGQTRAAAVDRSLDRTKVSVHEYIDQVLRSDAETGRGAATDADSADTADDGQRGADE comes from the coding sequence ATGGCGGACGAGACGATCGACGATCTCATGAATGCGACGTATCGAGCGCTCTGCAAGCACGGCTACGCGGCGCTGACGATGCAGGATATCGCCGCGGAATCGTCCAAGAGCAAGGGGACGCTGCACTACCACTTCGACGGCAAGGGGGATCTCCTCGAGTCGTTTCTGGCGTCTCTGCTCGATCGATTCGAGGAGCGAACCGAGCGGGTTCCCGGCGAGACGCCGGCCGATCGACTCCACGCGCTCTTCGACGAACTGCTGACGCCGGCGGACGAGGAAGCCGCCGAGGAGTTTCGAACGGCGGTGCTCGAGATCAAGGCTCAGTCGCCGTACAACGAGGCCTACCGCGAGCAACTCCAGGAGTTCGACCGTGCGCTGCACGACCGGATCGCGGACCTCGTCGACGCGGGGATCGAGGCCGGTGAGTTTCGGGCGACCGTCGATCCGGACGAGACCGCGGAGTTTCTCGTCACCGTCTTCCACGGCGGCCAGACCCGGGCGGCGGCGGTCGATCGCTCGCTCGATCGGACGAAGGTGTCCGTCCACGAGTACATCGACCAGGTGCTGCGATCGGACGCGGAGACCGGTAGGGGTGCTGCCACCGACGCCGACTCAGCCGACACGGCCGACGATGGCCAGCGGGGCGCTGACGAATGA
- a CDS encoding succinylglutamate desuccinylase/aspartoacylase family protein, which translates to MRRRTILASGGVLVGTVTAGVASQPSGNARLLAAAREPGDAGAASTTTEPILPGTAHETPLFEIDAPRDGPTAMVFGGIHGDERSGIETAHEVTDWQPDAGTLVVVPETNRVAVENGEREGVDGDLNRHFPVDGEPASELARGVWDAVERHDPDVVLDLHRSLGIYGLHREFVGQAIFHSPAARGDALADALDDVAVPWYLPLHRFTARESSLSGSLLFQKAARDLGASAYLFETTKFLLDRATRVEMTRLATAHVLAMHDLLDAEGVG; encoded by the coding sequence ATGAGGCGACGGACGATCCTGGCCAGCGGTGGTGTCCTCGTGGGGACGGTCACCGCTGGCGTCGCGAGCCAACCGTCGGGAAACGCTCGTCTGCTGGCGGCGGCCAGGGAACCCGGTGACGCGGGCGCGGCCAGTACGACCACTGAACCCATTCTTCCCGGAACCGCTCACGAGACGCCCCTGTTCGAGATCGACGCGCCGCGAGACGGCCCCACAGCGATGGTATTCGGGGGCATTCACGGGGACGAGCGAAGCGGCATCGAGACCGCTCACGAGGTCACCGACTGGCAGCCGGACGCGGGCACGCTGGTCGTCGTGCCCGAGACCAACCGCGTGGCCGTCGAGAACGGCGAACGCGAGGGCGTCGACGGCGACCTGAACCGCCACTTCCCGGTCGACGGCGAACCCGCGAGCGAACTCGCACGCGGCGTCTGGGACGCCGTGGAACGTCACGATCCCGACGTCGTCCTCGACCTCCACCGATCGCTCGGGATCTACGGGCTCCACCGGGAGTTCGTGGGACAGGCGATCTTTCACTCGCCGGCGGCCCGCGGCGACGCGCTCGCCGACGCGCTCGACGACGTCGCCGTGCCGTGGTACCTGCCGTTGCACCGGTTTACGGCACGCGAGAGTTCCCTCTCGGGGTCGTTGCTCTTCCAGAAGGCCGCCCGCGACCTCGGGGCCAGCGCGTACCTCTTCGAGACGACCAAGTTCCTGCTCGATCGGGCGACGAGAGTCGAGATGACGCGACTGGCGACGGCACACGTCCTCGCGATGCACGACCTGCTCGACGCGGAGGGTGTGGGATGA
- a CDS encoding DUF1918 domain-containing protein, with translation MSFEEDDRVVLHDEHSEFDGETGTVTQTMESMFGDVTYTISFEDGQEAGVPEDALEAADEDEDDDDE, from the coding sequence ATGAGTTTCGAGGAAGACGATCGCGTCGTTCTGCACGACGAGCACAGCGAGTTCGACGGAGAAACCGGGACCGTCACCCAGACGATGGAATCGATGTTCGGGGACGTCACCTACACGATCAGCTTCGAGGACGGACAGGAAGCCGGCGTGCCGGAGGACGCCCTCGAGGCAGCCGACGAAGACGAAGACGACGACGACGAGTAA
- a CDS encoding thiolase domain-containing protein produces MRDAYLVGAGQSEYGAFPEESYRSLFRTAFQAAVESVPRGIDPADVDEAFVGNLGVGGRQLGLSGPAVTEHVGLDGVPCTRVENACAASGFAVRQAVQAVKSGMADVVLAGGFEVMSDTSSDATKYWLGVSGETEWERLSGTTFSGVYAQMASVHMERYGTTREQLSRVAVKNHANGAKNPHAQLGFECSLEDAQSAPIVADPLNLYHCCPTSDGAACALVVSEDVVDEYTDEPIRVAGVGAGSDSVGLFQRDSYTGVPASQRAAESAYEMAGVEPADLDFAEVHDCFAIAELLAYEDLGFCERGEAGQLIDSGTTELGGELPVNTSGGLKSKGHPIGATGAGQVVEAFKQLSGAAGERQVAEPTRGLTHNVGGSGGAAVVHVFEKETEVSAR; encoded by the coding sequence ATGCGAGACGCGTACCTGGTGGGAGCGGGCCAGTCCGAGTACGGGGCCTTCCCCGAAGAGAGCTATCGATCGCTGTTCCGGACGGCATTCCAAGCCGCCGTCGAGAGCGTTCCGAGGGGGATCGACCCGGCGGACGTGGACGAGGCGTTCGTCGGCAACCTGGGCGTCGGCGGTCGCCAGCTCGGCCTCTCCGGACCGGCGGTGACCGAACACGTCGGACTCGACGGCGTCCCCTGCACGCGGGTCGAGAACGCCTGCGCCGCGAGCGGGTTCGCGGTCCGACAGGCCGTCCAGGCCGTCAAGTCGGGGATGGCGGACGTGGTCCTCGCGGGCGGGTTCGAGGTCATGTCCGACACGAGTTCGGACGCGACGAAGTATTGGCTCGGCGTCTCCGGCGAGACCGAGTGGGAGCGGCTCTCCGGCACGACCTTTTCGGGCGTCTACGCCCAGATGGCCTCGGTCCACATGGAACGGTACGGTACGACCCGCGAACAGCTCTCGCGGGTCGCCGTCAAGAACCACGCGAACGGCGCGAAGAACCCCCACGCTCAGCTGGGGTTCGAGTGCTCGCTCGAGGACGCCCAGTCGGCACCGATCGTCGCCGACCCGCTGAACCTCTATCACTGCTGTCCGACCTCCGACGGGGCCGCTTGCGCGCTCGTCGTCAGCGAGGACGTCGTCGACGAGTACACGGACGAGCCGATCCGGGTCGCGGGCGTCGGCGCCGGCAGCGACAGCGTCGGGCTCTTCCAGCGGGACTCCTACACCGGCGTCCCCGCGAGCCAGCGTGCCGCCGAGTCGGCCTACGAAATGGCCGGCGTCGAACCCGCAGACCTCGACTTCGCGGAGGTCCACGACTGCTTCGCCATCGCCGAACTGCTGGCCTACGAGGACCTGGGGTTCTGTGAGCGCGGCGAGGCCGGCCAGCTGATCGACTCCGGCACGACAGAACTCGGCGGCGAGTTGCCGGTCAACACCTCCGGGGGCCTCAAATCGAAGGGACATCCGATCGGCGCGACCGGTGCGGGGCAGGTCGTCGAGGCGTTCAAACAGCTCTCCGGCGCAGCGGGCGAGCGGCAGGTCGCGGAGCCGACACGGGGACTCACGCACAACGTGGGCGGGAGCGGCGGTGCTGCCGTTGTCCACGTCTTCGAGAAGGAAACGGAGGTGAGCGCACGATGA
- a CDS encoding RNA-binding protein, which yields MPQIPLHYVDLRTFCYATEDEKRVVEALRTFLPEEFEIERVESEGHYGDRILVLSARVEKADDIRHVLSRLADLEEFDRLIDELDERVTENTELFLRLDKQAAFEGTVRLGEGITFRAKVEAYPAKKEQAVENAEEVLERLREED from the coding sequence ATGCCACAGATCCCGCTTCACTACGTCGATTTACGCACGTTCTGCTACGCCACGGAGGACGAGAAGCGCGTCGTGGAGGCGCTTCGGACCTTCCTGCCCGAGGAGTTCGAGATCGAACGGGTCGAGAGCGAAGGCCACTACGGCGATCGGATCCTCGTCCTCTCGGCGCGGGTCGAGAAGGCCGACGACATCCGGCACGTCCTCTCGCGACTGGCCGATCTCGAGGAGTTCGATCGCCTGATCGACGAACTCGACGAACGGGTGACCGAGAACACGGAACTCTTCTTGCGACTGGACAAACAGGCCGCGTTCGAGGGGACGGTTCGACTCGGCGAGGGCATCACCTTCCGTGCGAAAGTCGAAGCCTACCCCGCGAAGAAAGAACAGGCGGTCGAGAACGCCGAGGAAGTCCTCGAGCGGTTGCGCGAGGAGGACTGA
- a CDS encoding aldo/keto reductase, with the protein MEYTRLGSTGTTVSKLCFGTWRFGRETGGVVETDREQAHALLDAAWDHGINFIDTANVYGTPHGTAEEYVGDWLADHDREDFVVASKVYFPFDGWGEPGPNDSGLGRKHIRAQIEGTLDRLGTDYLDLYYIHRWDEDAPIEETLSTLTDLVREGKIHYLGASTMAAWQLTKALWTSDVEDYERFEVTQPLFHAGYRDDVTDYLDVCADQELAVCPYSPLAGGFLTGKYERVDEDDPTQFEGPDGARGSLDDRFEDFYLSERGWHVLDEIRAVADELDATPAQVALRWLIEQPQFTCVPIVGARTVEQLEENVGAIDVSLSDGQFDRIVDARYDEAGERWGHRS; encoded by the coding sequence ATGGAGTACACACGGCTCGGTTCGACGGGGACGACGGTCTCGAAACTGTGTTTCGGAACGTGGCGGTTCGGTCGCGAGACCGGTGGAGTCGTCGAGACCGATCGGGAGCAGGCCCACGCCCTGCTCGACGCGGCGTGGGACCACGGCATCAACTTCATCGATACGGCGAACGTCTACGGGACGCCACACGGCACGGCCGAGGAGTACGTCGGCGACTGGCTCGCCGATCACGATCGGGAGGACTTCGTCGTCGCGTCGAAGGTCTACTTCCCGTTCGACGGCTGGGGTGAGCCCGGCCCGAACGACTCGGGGCTCGGGCGCAAGCACATCCGCGCCCAGATCGAGGGCACGCTCGATCGCCTCGGAACGGACTATCTCGACCTCTACTACATCCACCGCTGGGACGAGGACGCGCCGATCGAGGAGACTCTCTCGACGCTAACCGACCTCGTCCGGGAGGGGAAGATCCACTACCTCGGAGCCTCGACGATGGCCGCCTGGCAACTCACGAAGGCGCTCTGGACGAGCGACGTCGAGGACTACGAACGCTTCGAGGTCACACAGCCGCTGTTTCACGCCGGTTACCGCGACGACGTCACGGACTATCTCGACGTCTGTGCCGACCAGGAACTGGCGGTCTGTCCGTACTCGCCGCTCGCGGGCGGCTTCCTGACCGGCAAGTACGAGCGCGTCGACGAGGACGACCCGACGCAGTTCGAAGGCCCCGACGGTGCGCGCGGCTCGCTCGACGATCGGTTCGAGGACTTCTACCTCTCCGAGCGCGGCTGGCACGTCCTGGACGAGATTCGCGCGGTCGCGGACGAACTCGACGCCACGCCGGCACAGGTCGCCCTGCGCTGGCTGATCGAGCAACCCCAGTTCACCTGCGTGCCGATCGTCGGTGCCCGGACGGTCGAGCAACTCGAGGAGAACGTCGGCGCGATCGACGTCTCGCTGTCCGACGGCCAGTTCGATCGGATCGTCGACGCCCGCTACGACGAGGCTGGCGAGCGGTGGGGACACCGGTCCTGA
- a CDS encoding DHH family phosphoesterase, producing the protein MSRAAELASVLADTDSLVIVCHDNPDPDCLASALALETIATEQDVADVQIAYGGEISHQQNRAFVRMLDISLQPLAETDFADDARIAFVDHSRPGVNTEFDAAEPDIVVDHHPGPAVDATFADVRAEYGATATIFIEYLSDLDVELTTRLASALLFALHRERLDFLRNPTRREYEAALAVFPDADLPTLEQLYGSAFSAATIDAIGRAIGSRKRRGSTMAASVGKTTESDALPQAADYLLNLEGVDTVLAFGVVDDTVRLSARSIDPEIDIGSVLQEGFDELGSVGGHHDMAGGRIDVKGFDGDLSADESDDVLAIVDDRLARRFFEALQEDE; encoded by the coding sequence ATGTCCCGTGCAGCCGAGTTGGCGTCCGTCCTCGCGGACACCGACTCGCTGGTCATCGTCTGCCACGACAACCCCGATCCGGACTGTCTCGCCAGCGCCCTCGCTCTCGAGACGATCGCGACGGAACAGGACGTCGCCGACGTGCAGATCGCCTACGGCGGCGAGATCTCACACCAGCAAAACCGGGCGTTCGTCCGCATGCTCGACATCAGTCTCCAGCCCCTCGCGGAGACCGACTTCGCGGACGACGCTCGGATCGCGTTCGTCGATCACTCCCGTCCCGGAGTCAACACCGAATTCGACGCAGCCGAACCGGACATCGTCGTCGACCATCACCCCGGGCCGGCGGTCGACGCGACGTTCGCCGACGTCCGGGCCGAGTACGGTGCGACGGCGACGATTTTCATCGAGTATCTGTCGGATCTCGACGTCGAACTGACCACGCGGCTCGCGTCGGCCCTGCTCTTTGCGCTCCATCGCGAACGACTGGATTTCCTCCGGAACCCGACCCGTCGCGAGTACGAGGCCGCCCTCGCCGTTTTTCCCGACGCCGACCTCCCGACGCTCGAACAGCTGTACGGGAGCGCGTTCTCGGCGGCGACGATCGACGCCATCGGCCGGGCGATCGGAAGCCGTAAACGCCGGGGCTCCACGATGGCCGCGAGCGTCGGAAAGACCACCGAGAGTGACGCGCTTCCGCAGGCGGCGGACTACCTGCTCAACCTCGAGGGCGTGGACACGGTGCTGGCCTTCGGCGTCGTCGACGATACGGTCCGGCTCAGTGCGCGATCGATCGACCCGGAGATTGACATCGGCAGCGTGCTCCAGGAGGGGTTCGACGAACTCGGTTCCGTCGGGGGGCACCACGATATGGCCGGCGGTCGCATCGACGTGAAGGGGTTCGACGGCGACCTGTCCGCCGACGAATCCGACGACGTGCTGGCGATCGTCGACGACCGCCTGGCAAGGCGGTTCTTCGAGGCGCTCCAGGAGGACGAGTAG
- a CDS encoding Hsp20/alpha crystallin family protein — MADRPSPFDGIEDLLERLNRQFETATRSWETGLEDRSQFNLSTDTAGTSLDLADEGSEFVVTVDVPGYETDDIDLRLSGDRLSITGEREQEVEEGDEQFIRQERKQQSFSRQLRLPEPVVTDDVEASLNNGVLTVRLPKHDPSTESQSIDID, encoded by the coding sequence ATGGCAGACCGACCAAGTCCGTTCGACGGCATCGAAGACCTGCTCGAGCGACTGAACCGACAGTTCGAGACCGCGACTCGATCGTGGGAGACGGGGCTCGAGGACCGATCGCAGTTCAATCTCTCGACCGACACGGCGGGGACGAGTCTCGACCTCGCGGACGAGGGAAGCGAGTTCGTCGTCACCGTCGACGTTCCCGGCTACGAAACCGACGACATCGATCTCCGACTCTCCGGCGATCGGCTTTCGATCACCGGCGAGCGTGAACAGGAGGTCGAAGAAGGCGACGAACAGTTCATCCGCCAGGAGCGGAAACAGCAGTCGTTCAGCCGGCAACTTCGGCTTCCCGAACCGGTCGTGACCGACGACGTGGAAGCGAGTCTCAACAACGGCGTCCTGACGGTCAGACTCCCGAAACACGATCCGTCGACCGAGTCACAGTCGATCGACATCGACTGA
- a CDS encoding type 1 glutamine amidotransferase domain-containing protein, which translates to MTNALFIVSEEGYWGEECVEPLETLSEAGVEITVATPSGNKPRIDERSIDPDEVGEETAEHVREVHETDERLNDPIPTARADAEAYDAVVFPGGHGTEWDINQDSHAREILRDTIEGDGKAMVVCHAVGILAFTRDSDGAFLVRDRDVTGFPNEWEEGIVDENDCMPDGRKLPYWVEDEVKTAGGNWDAELDQDTSVTVDGDLITGRGPGSSRAAAETLLDELGV; encoded by the coding sequence ATGACGAACGCACTGTTTATCGTCAGCGAAGAGGGCTACTGGGGAGAGGAATGCGTCGAACCGCTCGAGACCCTGTCCGAGGCAGGGGTCGAGATCACCGTCGCGACGCCGTCGGGGAACAAGCCACGGATCGACGAACGATCGATCGACCCCGACGAGGTCGGCGAGGAGACCGCCGAGCACGTCCGGGAGGTCCACGAGACGGACGAGCGACTGAACGATCCGATCCCGACCGCCCGGGCGGACGCCGAGGCCTACGACGCCGTCGTCTTCCCCGGCGGCCACGGGACCGAGTGGGACATCAACCAGGACAGCCACGCCCGCGAAATCCTCCGGGACACGATCGAGGGCGACGGCAAGGCGATGGTCGTCTGTCACGCGGTCGGCATCCTCGCGTTCACGCGCGACAGCGACGGCGCCTTCCTCGTCCGCGATCGCGACGTCACCGGCTTCCCCAACGAGTGGGAGGAGGGGATCGTCGACGAGAACGACTGCATGCCCGACGGGCGCAAACTGCCCTACTGGGTCGAAGACGAAGTGAAAACCGCGGGCGGCAACTGGGACGCCGAACTCGACCAGGACACGAGCGTCACCGTCGACGGCGACCTCATCACGGGTCGCGGCCCCGGGTCCTCACGTGCGGCCGCGGAGACGCTGCTCGACGAACTCGGCGTTTAG
- a CDS encoding MATE family efflux transporter produces MSLGDRLSSLFKSREEFDLTSGGIARPLFYLSLPIVVTNLLQTAYNLIDTFWLGQYSTNALAAISFAFPMVFLLISVGMGLSVAGSVLVAQHVGAGEEAEAEYAASQTVALSLLGAFIMGIVGYVYVEDLLSLFGASPEVLPLATDYMQVISLGLAFLFGFFVFIALMRGYGDTITPMLVMFGSVLINVVLDPFLIFGWGPFPELGIQGAAIATVFSRSLALAVGLAIMLRGTRGVRIRLGQMRPDLSFARKLVGIGVPASVEGMGRALSINLLLVIVGLFPTTVVAAYGIGTRVFSVVFLPAIAIARGVETMTGQNVGAGKPDRAEAAADFAARTMFVVLGAFGVVAWVGARPIVAAFTTDPEVVDVGVTFLRYVAPTFGLIGVMRSYNGSFRGTGKTLTAAGIVLVIYAAVRLPVAAVLSQTIDYRGIWIAFAASNVVGALLAYGWYRRGTWRNADVTADGATPQFSEDVEVSTDD; encoded by the coding sequence ATGAGTCTCGGGGATCGCCTCTCCAGCCTCTTCAAGAGCCGCGAGGAATTCGATCTGACCTCGGGCGGCATCGCGCGGCCGCTGTTTTACCTCTCGTTGCCGATCGTCGTGACGAACCTGTTGCAGACGGCGTACAACCTCATCGACACGTTCTGGCTCGGCCAGTACAGCACGAACGCGCTTGCGGCCATCAGTTTCGCGTTCCCGATGGTGTTCCTGCTCATCTCGGTCGGGATGGGGCTGTCGGTCGCGGGGAGCGTCCTCGTCGCCCAGCACGTCGGCGCGGGCGAGGAAGCCGAGGCGGAGTACGCCGCCTCCCAGACCGTGGCGCTGTCGCTGTTGGGGGCGTTCATCATGGGGATCGTGGGCTACGTATACGTCGAGGACCTGCTCTCGCTGTTCGGTGCCTCGCCGGAGGTGTTGCCGCTTGCCACCGACTACATGCAGGTCATCTCGCTCGGCCTCGCGTTCCTGTTCGGCTTCTTCGTCTTCATCGCGCTCATGCGCGGCTACGGAGACACGATCACGCCGATGCTCGTGATGTTCGGTTCGGTTCTGATCAACGTCGTTCTCGACCCGTTCCTGATCTTCGGCTGGGGACCGTTCCCCGAACTCGGGATCCAGGGGGCGGCGATCGCGACGGTCTTCTCGCGCAGCCTCGCGCTCGCCGTCGGCCTCGCGATCATGCTTCGAGGGACCAGAGGCGTCCGGATCCGATTGGGGCAGATGCGCCCGGACCTCTCGTTCGCGCGGAAACTCGTCGGTATCGGCGTCCCCGCGTCGGTCGAGGGGATGGGTCGGGCGCTGTCGATCAATCTGTTGCTGGTCATCGTCGGCCTGTTCCCGACGACGGTCGTCGCCGCCTACGGCATCGGGACGCGCGTGTTCTCGGTCGTCTTCCTGCCCGCGATCGCGATCGCCCGGGGCGTCGAGACGATGACCGGGCAGAATGTCGGTGCCGGGAAGCCGGATCGCGCCGAAGCCGCCGCCGACTTCGCCGCCCGCACGATGTTCGTCGTCCTGGGTGCGTTCGGCGTCGTCGCGTGGGTCGGCGCACGGCCGATCGTCGCCGCGTTTACCACCGATCCTGAGGTCGTCGATGTCGGCGTCACCTTCCTCCGGTACGTCGCGCCGACGTTCGGACTCATCGGCGTCATGCGCTCGTACAACGGCAGTTTCCGCGGGACCGGGAAGACGCTGACCGCCGCGGGGATCGTCCTCGTGATTTACGCGGCGGTCCGACTCCCCGTCGCCGCGGTGCTCTCGCAGACGATCGACTACCGGGGCATCTGGATCGCGTTCGCCGCCTCGAACGTCGTCGGTGCCCTCCTCGCGTACGGCTGGTACCGCAGGGGAACCTGGCGAAACGCGGACGTGACGGCCGACGGGGCGACGCCCCAGTTCAGCGAGGACGTCGAGGTCAGCACCGACGACTGA